The following are encoded together in the Drosophila sechellia strain sech25 chromosome 3R, ASM438219v1, whole genome shotgun sequence genome:
- the LOC6606326 gene encoding protein fem-1 homolog CG6966, with protein MDYKFIVFNAARDNNLAQLKATLYNKSSGEVGSLISAKVNGATPLVISCRNGHYDIVEYLLTKCRANVEQVGSVSFDGEPIEDAPPLWCAAAAGHLGIVKMLVRRGANVNSTTRTNSTPLRAACFDGHYEIVKYLVHHGADFEVANRHGHTCLMIACYKGHFRIAQYLLSLNADVNRCSVKGNTALHDCAESGSLQILQLLLKHGATMDVDYYGMTPLLAASVTGHMPIVEHLITLPCVNRESRIHALELLGATYVDRKRDMAAALNLWRRALEERAVEPPLEKKVQEQVPAYEMVREVTSVEELEEMVLDPDEMRMQALVIRQRILGPTHPDTSYYIRFRGAHYADAGRFDRCIELWSYALTMQQKILQPLSPMTQSSLLSFAELFSFMLVEAGRLLPRGRVVPPIEPDSMLTIFYKAVKEVERGLAFTLEQQKDQQQPQKQLPAAEKSPSCSASSSASSSSSTTLLSAHQHDCNHDPNALSRTMISAIHIGCLLSSLLDTDALNPEMRRQVMGALYRLNRLKVRVRFDRTALHYACYREGTLAGRYPSCQFPSVTLAKALLEVGADPNAIDEAGNTPLHLATMQPYVEPLSHILLEGGAHLDTKNYAGETFESLLAPTPMHKIIDPMKYTTLACLAARTIKKHDIRYEGTVPATLYEFIELH; from the exons GCCACCCTTTACAACAAAAGCTCCGGCGAAGTGGGCAGCCTGATATCCGCGAAAGTGAACGGAGCCACCCCGCTGGTGATCTCCTGCCGCAATGGACACTACGACATTGTAGAATACCTATTGACAAAGTGTCGGGCCAACGTGGAACAGGTGGGATCGGTCAGTTTCGACGGCGAGCCCATCGAGGATGCCCCACCGCTGTGGTGTGCTGCGGCCGCCGGCCACCTGGGCATCGTGAAGATGCTCGTCCGCCGGGGGGCGAATGTGAACAGTACCACCAGGACGAATTCCACACCGCTGAGAGCCGCCTGCTTCGATGGACACTACGAGATCGTCAAGTACTTGGTGCACCATGGAGCAG ACTTTGAGGTGGCGAACCGTCACGGCCACACCTGCTTGATGATCGCCTGCTACAAGGGTCACTTCCGCATCGCCCAGTATCTGCTCTCCCTGAACGCCGATGTGAACCGCTGCAGCGTGAAAGGCAACACGGCACTGCACGATTGCGCCGAGTCGGGCTCCTTGCAGatcctccagctgctgctcAAGCACGGCGCCACCATGGACGTGGACTATTACGGAATGACTCCGCTGCTGGCGGCCAGTGTCACCGGTCACATGCCCATCGTGGAGCACTTAATCACTTTGCCCTGTGTGAACAGGGAGTCTAGGATTCACGCTCTGGAACTGCTGGGTGCCACGTATGTGGACCGGAAGCGGGACATGGCAGCGGCACTAAACCTGTGGCGTCGAGCGCTCGAGGAGCGAGCCGTGGAGCCACCGCTGGAGAAGAAGGTTCAGGAACAGGTGCCGGCCTATGAGATGGTTCGCGAGGTGACCAGcgtggaggagctggaggagatggTTTTGGATCCGGATGAGATGCGAATGCAGGCTCTGGTCATTCGGCAGCGCATTCTCGGACCCACCCATCCGGACACCAGCTACTACATTCGATTTAG GGGTGCTCACTATGCGGACGCTGGACGCTTTGACCGCTGCATCGAACTGTGGTCCTATGCGCTCACCATGCAGCAGAAGATTCTACAGCCACTCAGCCCGATGACGCAGTCCTCGCTGCTGTCCTTCGCCGAGCTGTTCAGCTTCATGCTGGTTGAGGCGGGTCGCCTGCTGCCGAGAGGTCGAGTGGTTCCGCCGATCGAGCCTGACAGCATGCTGACGATATTCTACAAGGCTGTCAAAGAGGTTGAGCGCGGGCTGGCATTCACGTTGGAACAGCAGAAGgaccagcagcagccgcagaaaCAGCTGCCAGCAGCTGAAAAATCGCCATCCTGTTCGGCTTCCTCATCCGCATCTTCCTCCTCCTCAACGACGCTGCTTTCGGCGCATCAGCACGATTGTAATCACGATCCCAATGCTCTGAGCCGCACCATGATAAGTGCCATTCACATAGGCTGTCTGCTGAGCTCCCTGCTGGACACAGACGCCCTGAACCCAGAGATGCGTCGCCAGGTGATGGGAGCGCTGTACCGTCTGAATCGCTTGAAGGTGCGCGTAAGATTCGATCGCACCGCCTTGCACTATGCCTGCTATCGGGAGGGCACGCTGGCCGGCCGCTATCCCTCATGCCAGTTCCCCTCGGTGACGCTGGCGAAGGCCTTGCTGGAGGTGGGAGCTGACCCGAATGCCATCGACGAAGCGGGCAACACGCCACTCCATTTGGCTACCATGCAGCCCTATGTGGAGCCCCTGTCGCACATTCTGCTCGAGGGCGGAGCGCATTTG GACACCAAAAACTATGCTGGCGAGACGTTTGAGAGTCTGCTGGCCCCCACGCCCATGCATAAGATCATCGACCCAATGAAGTACACAACGCTGGCGTGTTTGGCCGCGAGGACGATCAAGAAGCATGACATTCGCTACGAGGGAACCGTACCAGCCACACTGTACGAGTTCATCGAGCTGCACTAG
- the LOC6606327 gene encoding low choriolytic enzyme encodes MFLQTVRYLLLAGIFAPNLVASEGIESYENYYNEIHVDDEQAEAKTRNALTSPLQRWPGNKIFYRISTDYSEQEVANVRTAMSSFGEQTCVQFEEIEGSPPAGKRYVSFKKSPNMCGTRVGYQPLSFGPHEVVLNEKCLTMPAVIQHETLHLLGLFHEQSRPDRDEYVQIDYDNIPRKYWSQFMAMDQTTTFNVPYDYESVMHYSKNAFAKDPSKPTIRALIAGKAVEREMGQVRGPSEGDWTKIRLMYKC; translated from the coding sequence ATGTTCCTTCAAACAGTTCGGTATTTGCTTTTGGCAGGCATTTTTGCACCCAACCTGGTGGCGTCCGAAGGAATCGAGTCCTACGAGAACTACTACAACGAGATCCATGTTGATGACGAGCAGGCGGAGGCCAAGACCCGAAATGCGTTGACTTCTCCACTCCAACGCTGGCCAGGCAATAAGATATTCTACCGCATATCCACGGACTACAGTGAACAGGAGGTGGCCAATGTGCGGACAGCAATGTCGAGTTTTGGCGAGCAAACCTGTGTGCAGTTCGAGGAGATCGAAGGATCTCCGCCCGCAGGCAAACGATATGTGTCCTTCAAGAAATCGCCAAATATGTGTGGCACTCGAGTGGGCTATCAACCCCTGTCCTTTGGTCCGCACGAAGTTGTCCTTAACGAGAAATGCCTCACCATGCCGGCTGTAATTCAACACGAAACCCTTCACCTGCTGGGCCTTTTCCACGAGCAGAGTCGTCCCGATCGCGATGAGTACGTGCAAATCGACTACGACAATATCCCGAGGAAATACTGGTCGCAGTTCATGGCCATGGATCAGACCACCACCTTCAATGTTCCATACGACTACGAGAGCGTAATGCACTATTCGAAGAACGCCTTCGCCAAGGATCCCTCAAAGCCAACAATTCGAGCCCTAATCGCTGGTAAGGCTGTGGAAAGGGAAATGGGGCAGGTGCGAGGACCTTCCGAAGGCGATTGGACCAAAATTCGTTTGATGTACAAGTGCTAG